Proteins encoded by one window of Mesorhizobium sp. INR15:
- a CDS encoding endonuclease/exonuclease/phosphatase family protein: MKLVTYNIQYGIGLDEQYDVGRIADAVRGADVIALQEVTRNNPRNGGRDMVAEIGDALPDYFAVYGSNFEANLGSRIENGRAVTSTFQLGNMILSKTPIHLSRNLLLPRSRSFEVMNFQRGALEALIETPLGFIRFYSIHLDHRSPVERARQIQFLRQRLLNYALEGGALSGVAEIGLPELPHPEAFVAMGDFNMLAGSPEYVELAGRPDHEFGMPLTADFAVDAAMRLNVAGDGLTSWVDPKQPAAASRHKRIDYIFTSASLARSLKRLWVDDQAVGSDHLPVWLELG, translated from the coding sequence ATGAAGCTTGTAACCTATAACATCCAGTACGGCATCGGCCTCGACGAGCAATATGACGTCGGGCGCATCGCCGATGCCGTGCGCGGCGCCGATGTGATCGCGCTGCAGGAGGTTACCCGCAACAACCCCAGGAACGGCGGGCGCGACATGGTCGCCGAGATTGGCGACGCCCTGCCCGACTACTTTGCCGTCTATGGCAGCAATTTCGAGGCCAATCTCGGCTCGCGCATCGAGAACGGCCGCGCTGTCACCAGCACCTTCCAGCTCGGCAATATGATCCTGTCGAAGACGCCCATTCATCTGTCACGCAACCTGCTTTTGCCGCGCAGCCGCAGCTTCGAGGTGATGAACTTCCAGCGCGGCGCACTGGAGGCCTTGATCGAGACGCCGCTTGGTTTCATCCGCTTCTATTCCATTCATCTCGATCACCGCAGCCCGGTTGAACGCGCCAGGCAGATCCAGTTCCTGCGCCAACGTCTGCTGAACTACGCACTTGAAGGCGGTGCCTTGTCCGGCGTCGCCGAGATCGGCCTGCCGGAATTGCCCCATCCTGAAGCCTTTGTCGCCATGGGCGATTTCAACATGCTGGCGGGGTCGCCCGAATATGTCGAACTCGCCGGCCGGCCCGATCATGAATTCGGCATGCCGCTGACCGCCGATTTCGCCGTCGACGCCGCCATGCGCCTCAATGTGGCGGGTGACGGCCTGACCAGCTGGGTCGACCCCAAACAGCCTGCCGCCGCCAGCCGCCACAAGCGCATCGACTACATCTTCACCAGCGCCTCGCTCGCCAGATCGTTGAAGCGGCTCTGGGTCGACGATCAGGCGGTCGGTTCAGACCACCTGCCGGTCTGGCTGGAACTTGGCTGA